In Fusarium oxysporum Fo47 chromosome VII, complete sequence, the following proteins share a genomic window:
- a CDS encoding prion-inhibition and propagation-domain-containing protein yields the protein CVEALDKIQSYRTFGTDSHVLNTRFKAARARFERWGPGVGIEQGRLKHSHHPALDDKAVSDAVAELLHIIVEAICDAGNVPPRRARGTGLDNKDSVERGRPTARNTIHESKTNKMSWALWGKGKRTEQVEIFEKLVQQLHNLVPPSMGNNPWPAQNPDAGHTDTLTRGMSYVALRDRLRLTKSRS from the coding sequence TGCGTAGAGGCCCTTGATAAAATACAATCTTACCGGACCTTCGGAACCGACTCGCACGTCTTGAATACCCGATTCAAAGCCGCTAGAGCTCGCTTCGAGCGATGGGGTCCAGGCGTGGGCATCGAGCAGGGCCGACTGAAGCATTCTCATCACCCAGCCCTGGATGATAAAGCCGTTTCCGATGCAGTAGCCGAATTATTACATATCATCGTCGAGGCGATTTGCGATGCTGGCAATGTACCTCCCCGTCGAGCTCGGGGTACAGGCTTGGACAACAAGGACTCAGTAGAGCGGGGCCGACCGACGGCCCGCAACACAATACACGAGTCGAAGACGAATAAGATGTCATGGGCGTTATGGGGTAAGGGAAAGCGTACAGAGCAAGTTGAGATATTCGAAAAACTGGTCCAACAACTGCATAATCTGGTGCCCCCGAGTATGGGGAATAATCCATGGCCAGCGCAAAATCCAGACGCTGGCCACACTGATACACTCACTCGAGGTATGAGCTACGTTGCGCTACGGGACAGGCTGCGTCTGACTAAAAGTAGAAGCTGA